Genomic DNA from Streptomyces venezuelae:
TCCTGGGGGAGGAACCGGGCGCTACATCGAAGGATGCAGTCCCACTTCGTCACTGACGACGACGATCTACGGCGACCGGGGCGCGAGCCTGGAGGGGTGACCGGGGGAGTGAACGTGAGGAGAGCGCTGTGATCGTCGCGCTGATCATCATCTGCGAGGTCGGCTTCTGGGTCCTGCTGGCCGCCGGGCTCGCCACCCGCTACCTGCTGCGCATGCCGCGCCTCGGCATCGCGATCCTGCTGTGCGAGCCGCTGCTCGAACTCGTGCTCCTGGTGGTGACCGCGCTCGACCTGAAGAACGGCGCGGACCCCAGCTGGAAGCACGGCCTCGCGGCGCTGTACATCGGCTACACCGTCGGGCACGGCCACCGCACCGTGAAGTGGCTCGACGGCCACGCGGCGCACCGCTTCAAGGGAACGCCGGTGCCGCGCCCGCCGCGCTACGGCAAGGCCCGCGCCCTGCACGAGGCGAAGGTCTGGTTCGGCTCCGTCGTCGGGGCGGCCGTCGCGAGCGGGCTGCTGCTGCTCGCCATGTGGTACGTCGACGACCCCGACCGCACCTCGTCGCTTCAGGCGTGGATGTACACGGCGTGGCGTACGGCGGGCATCCACGGTCTGATCGCGCTCAGCTACACGCTCTTCCCGAAGAAGGCCCCTGCCTGAGGGCGGGCGCCTCCGAGCGCTACCGCTCGCCGCCCGGCACCCACAGCACGTCCCCGACCGTCTTGTTCGCCGTACGGGCGAGGATGAAGAGGAGGTCGGAGAGGCGGTTGAGGTAGGTGGCGGTCAGCGGGTTCATCGTGTCGCCGTGCACCTCCAGGGCCGCCCACGTCGACCGCTCGGCGCGCCGCACCACGGTGCACGCCTGGTGCAGCAGCGCCGCGCCCGGCGTACCCCCCGGCAGGATGAAGCTGCGGAGCTTCTCCAGCTCCTCCAGGAAGCGGTCGCAGTCCGCCTCCAGCTTGTCCACGTAGGACTGCTCGACGCGCAGCGGCGGGTACTTCGGGTCCTCGACGACCGGCGTGGAGAGGTCGGCGCCCACGTCGAAGAGGTCGTTCTGGACGCGCACGAGGACCTTCACCACCTCCGCGTCGAGCTGCCCGAGCGCGATCGCCGTGCCGATGGCCGCGTTGGCCTCGTTGGCGTCGGCGTACGCCGAGATGCGCAGATCGGTCTTGGCGGTGCGGCTCATGTCCCCGAGGGCCGTCGTGCCCTGGTCGCCGGTCCTGGTGTAGATGCGCGTCAGATTGACCATGCCGCCAGCCTAGTTACGCTCAGGCCTTCCTGAAGACACGTGTGCCGACCGTCACGGAGAACAGGACGAAGGCGAGCGCCATCAGGACGCCGTACAGCATCGTCGTCGTCGCGTAGTCGCCCACGTATCCCGCGCGCACCGCGTCGACGAGGTAGCGGAACGGCATGAAGTGGGAGAGGACGTCGAGCCAGGCCGGGGCGAGCGCCATCGGCAGCATCAGGCCGGAGAGCAGCATCGAGGGCATGCTCACCGCGTTGACGGCGGGCCCGAACTCGTGCGGCTTGTCGACCTTCATGGCCAGCGCGTACGACAGCGAGGCGAGCCCGGCCGTGAGCAGCCCCACGAACGCGAAGCCGATGAGGATGCCCGCGAGCGGCGCCCTGAGCCCCATCGCCAGGGAGGCGAGCACGAGCAGCACGGCCTGGAAGACGAAGAGCGCGGCGTCGCGCAGGATCCGTCCGAGGAGCAGCGCGAGACGGCTCACGGGCGTCGCCCGCATCCGCTCCACCACGCCGAACTGCTTCTCGATGAGGAGCGCGAACCCGCTGAACGTGGCGCCGAACAGCCCGAGTTGGAGCAGCAGTCCCGGCACGAGGACCTGCCAGGAGTCGCCCTCGGAGCCGAGTGGCAGGTCGGTGAGGAGCGGGCCGAAGAAGAGGAGGTACAGCAGCGGGGTGAGGACGCCGAACAGGATCTGGAACTTGGAGCGCAGGGTCTGCCGGGCGTACCGCCCGAAGATCAGGGCGGTGTCGGCGAGCAGTGCAGGCATGGTGGGGGTCCCGGATGGTGAGGGTCAGACGGCGACGGGGGTCGTGTCCGTGGTGGGCCGGGATGCGATGTCGCGCCCGGTGATGGCGAGGAAGGTGTCCTGGAGGGTGGCGTCGATCGAGCCCCCGTACTGGAGCTTGAGCGCGCTCGGCGTGCCCTCGGCGACGACGACGCCGTTGTCGACGACGACCAGGCGGTCGGAGAGGGCATCGGCCTCGTCGAGGTAGTGCGTGGTGAGGAAGACGGTCGTGCCGTGCTCGTCGCGCAGCTTGCGCACCAGCTGCCACAGGTCCG
This window encodes:
- a CDS encoding cob(I)yrinic acid a,c-diamide adenosyltransferase, with product MVNLTRIYTRTGDQGTTALGDMSRTAKTDLRISAYADANEANAAIGTAIALGQLDAEVVKVLVRVQNDLFDVGADLSTPVVEDPKYPPLRVEQSYVDKLEADCDRFLEELEKLRSFILPGGTPGAALLHQACTVVRRAERSTWAALEVHGDTMNPLTATYLNRLSDLLFILARTANKTVGDVLWVPGGER
- a CDS encoding ABC transporter permease, which encodes MPALLADTALIFGRYARQTLRSKFQILFGVLTPLLYLLFFGPLLTDLPLGSEGDSWQVLVPGLLLQLGLFGATFSGFALLIEKQFGVVERMRATPVSRLALLLGRILRDAALFVFQAVLLVLASLAMGLRAPLAGILIGFAFVGLLTAGLASLSYALAMKVDKPHEFGPAVNAVSMPSMLLSGLMLPMALAPAWLDVLSHFMPFRYLVDAVRAGYVGDYATTTMLYGVLMALAFVLFSVTVGTRVFRKA